The Nycticebus coucang isolate mNycCou1 chromosome 8, mNycCou1.pri, whole genome shotgun sequence genome has a window encoding:
- the P2RY13 gene encoding P2Y purinoceptor 13 produces the protein MNTTVTQGSNGSAPCPRDTRIVQLVFPALYTVVFFTGLLLNILALWVFVHVPSSSTFIVYLKNTLVADLIMTLMLPFKILSDARLGPWQLRAFVCRFSSVLFYETMYVGILLLGLIAFDRFLKIIRPFGIAFLKKPVFAKWISSLIWFLLFFISLPNMILSNKEATPSSVKKCASLKGTLGLKWHQIVNNISQFIFWTVFVLMLLFYAVIAKKVYDSYRKCRSKDSKNNRKLEGRVFVVVAVFFVCFAPFHFARVPYTRSQTNSRTDCRLQNQLFIAKETTLFLAATNICMDPLIYIFLCKKFRERLPWMMGRETTAPSHENQSNHTDNITLG, from the coding sequence ATGAACACCACGGTGACGCAGGGCTCCAACGGGTCTGCGCCGTGTCCTAGGGACACTAGGATAGTGCAGCTGGTGTTCCCAGCCCTGTACACAGTGGTTTTCTTCACTGGCCTCCTGCTGAACATTTTGGCCCTGTGGGTGTTTGTTCACGTCCCCAGCTCCTCAACCTTCATCGTCTACCTCAAAAACACCTTGGTAGCCGACCTGATCATGACGCTCATGCTTCCTTTCAAGATCCTCTCCGACGCACGCCTGGGGCCCTGGCAGCTCAGAGCCTTCGTGTGCCGCTTCTCATCAGTGCTCTTCTACGAGACCATGTACGTGGGCATCCTGCTGCTGGGCCTCATAGCCTTCGATAGATTCCTCAAGATCATCAGACCTTTTGGGATTGCTTTCTTAAAAAAACCTGTCTTTGCAAAATGGATCTCAAGCCTTATTTGGTTCCTTTTGTTCTTCATCTCCCTGCCAAATATGATCTTGAGCAACAAAGAAGCAACACCATCATCTGTGAAAAAGTGTGCCTCCTTGAAGGGCACCCTGGGGCTGAAATGGCATCAAATAGTAAATAACATATCCCAGTTTATTTTCTGGACTGTTTTTGTCCTAATGCTTCTGTTTTATGCGGTGATCGCAAAAAAAGTCTACGATTCTTATAGAAagtgcaggagtaaagacagcaAAAACAACAGGAAGCTGGAAGGCAGAGTGTTTGTGGTGGTGGCTGTCTTCTTCGTGTGTTTTGCTCCGTTTCATTTTGCCAGAGTTCCATATACTCGCAGCCAGACCAACAGTCGGACCGACTGCAGACTGCAAAATCAACTGTTTATTGCTAAAGAAACAACTCTCTTTTTGGCAGCAACGAACATTTGTATGGATCccttaatatatatattcttatgtaAAAAATTCAGGGAAAGGCTACCCTGGATGATGGGGAGAGAGACCACAGCACCAAGCCATGAAAATCAAAGCAATCACACAGACAACATAACCCTAGGCTGA
- the P2RY12 gene encoding P2Y purinoceptor 12 encodes MQAIGNLTTVPGNSSLCTRDHKITQVLFPLLYTVLFFVGLVTNSLAMRIFFQIRSKSNFIIFLKNTVISDLLMILTFPFKILSDAKLGTGPLRTFVCQVTSVVFYFTMYISISFLGLITIDRYQKTTRPFKTYNPSNLLGAKILSVVIWAFMFFISLPNMILTNRRPRDKNVNKCSFLKSEFGLVWHEIVNYICQVIFWINFLIVIVCYTLITKELYRSYIRTRGAGKVPRKKVNVKVFIIIAVFFICFVPFHFARIPYTLSQTRDVFDCAAENTLFYVKESTLWLTSLNACLDPFIYFFLCKSFRNSLISMLKCPNSATSSQENRKKGQNSSDPHEETPM; translated from the coding sequence ATGCAGGCCATCGGCAACCTCACCACGGTGCCTGGGAACAGCAGTCTGTGCACCAGAGATCACAAAATCACGCAGGTGCTCTTCCCACTGCTCTACactgttctgttttttgttggaCTCGTCACAAACAGCCTGGCCATGAGGATTTTCTTTCAAATCCGCAGTAAATCAAACTTCATTATTTTCCTTAAGAATACGGTCATTTCTGATCTTCTCATGATTCTGACTTTTCCATTCAAAATTCTTAGTGATGCCAAACTGGGAACGGGACCACTGAGAACCTTTGTGTGCCAAGTCACCTCCGTCGTAttttatttcacaatgtatatcaGCATTTCATTCCTTGGACTGATAACGATTGATCGCTACCAGAAGACCACTAGGCCATTTAAGacatataatcccagcaatctgcTGGGGGCCAAGATTCTCTCTGTGGTCATCTGGGCCTTCATGTTCTTCATCTCTTTGCCTAACATGATTCTGACCAACAGGAGGCCAAGAGACAAGAATGTGAATAAATGCTCTTTCCTGAAATCAGAGTTTGGTCTGGTCTGGCATGAAATAGTGAACTACATCTGTCAAGTCATTTTCTGGATTAATTTCTTAATTGTCATTGTATGTTACACACTCAttacaaaagaactatacagGTCATATATAAGAACCAGGGGAGCGGGCAAAGTCCCCAGGAAAAAGGTGAATGTCAAAGTGTTCATTATCATTGCTGtattcttcatttgttttgttcCTTTCCATTTTGCCCGAATTCCTTACACTCTGAGCCAAACTCGGGATGTCTTTGACTGTGCTGCTGAAAATACTCTGTTCTACGTGAAGGAGAGCACTTTGTGGTTAACGTCCTTGAACGCATGCCTGGatccattcatctattttttcctttgcaaaTCCTTCAGAAATTCCTTGATAAGTATGCTGAAGTGTCCCAATTCTGCAACATCGTCtcaggaaaacaggaaaaaaggacAGAATAGTAGTGACCCCCATGAAGAAACTCCAATGTAA